One genomic region from Salvia hispanica cultivar TCC Black 2014 chromosome 2, UniMelb_Shisp_WGS_1.0, whole genome shotgun sequence encodes:
- the LOC125207951 gene encoding uncharacterized protein LOC125207951 isoform X2: MEEKVIDRFYHEHPLVLTENVSDNNSLVCYGCGDLVTDLELAYVCTVQNCSNRIILHKKCGELPSQILNPKHPQHPIHLYDHSHHSGTGWCDICARDMDGALGYQCSSCNFDVNLTCPIISIDSIIQGKIELHHPSHPQHPLTLMRKPLFSFCCDACGTQDVEMAYICSICEFMIHMTCASLPLVLPKDRHHHHHLSLAFTFPEEHNMYISRCDVCHEILAKAWWVYFCGDCRFFAHLRCVAFTTAETTKQDSNLKRRMLI; encoded by the exons ATGGAAGAAAAGGTTATTGACCGTTTCTACCATGAACATCCTTTGGTTCTCACTGAAAATGTGAGTGACAATAATAGTCTAGTTTGTTATGGATGTGGTGATCTTGTAACTGATTTGGAGTTGGCATATGTTTGCACGGTGCAAAATTGTTCGAATAGGATTATCCTCCACAAGAAATGTGGAGAATTACCTAGTCAAATTTTGAACCCCAAACACCCTCAACACCCTATTCACTTATATGATCATAGCCACCATTCGGGTACTGGTTGGTGTGATATTTGTGCGCGTGATATGGATGGGGCGCTTGGGTACCAATGTTCTAGTTGTAATTTTGATGTCAATTTAACATGCCCAATAATAAGCATTGATTCCATAATACAAGGGAAAATAGAGTTACATCACCCAAGTCACCCTCAACACCCTTTGACACTCATGAGAAAGcccttattttctttttgttgtgaTGCTTGTGGTACTCAAGATGTGGAAATGGCCTACATATGCAGCATATGTGAGTTCATGATACACATGACTTGTGCGTCGTTGCCCCTCGTCCTCCCTAAAGATcgtcaccaccaccaccatcttTCTTTGGCATTCACATTTCCAGAGGAACATAATATGTACATATCACGCTGTGACGTTTGTCATGAAATATTGGCCAAAGCATGGTGGGTGTATTTTTGTGGAGATTGCAGATTCTTTGCTCATCTTAGGTGTGTCGCATTCACCACAGCTGAGACCACAAAACAAGACTCCAACTT AAAGAGGAGGATGCTAATCTGA
- the LOC125207951 gene encoding uncharacterized protein LOC125207951 isoform X1 gives MRENGLNRIPDVKDMPSTVNMPHTTASFSFLFNYHNHPLSLVAEHHDDDTKIMHEEEEDENVVEATDDELMVCDVCVTPISSPPYYECASCKYFIHAICYLLPKTFSSSSSPNIYSECTRTHDKNHEFTLYTSSELLDMNTSLCKCEICGFITNGTVYKCEGCEMKIDVKCASLPTSIRHKFHTHHKHLVLNRIPSEGGKRKHCHGCGFHMKKITYCCSSKDCDFELVLRNAMLPASITRHEWDKYHSLMLLSDAALDHPSGFICDLCEVELHPKGWMYHCRQCDLSFHLDCLESASGLFRNIKFGRRFMMRGIHPNHPLTFSCVTIKRRCDLCYMEVYNNCGLECASCYFVVCLSCGRRELAKKM, from the coding sequence ATGCGAGAAAACGGTCTCAACAGGATCCCAGATGTCAAAGATATGCCTTCAACTGTGAATATGCCGCATACCACAGCAAGTTTCTCATTTCTATTCAACTATCACAACCATCCTTTGAGCTTGGTTGCAGAGCATCATGATGATGACACCAAAATCATgcatgaggaagaagaagatgaaaacgTAGTCGAGGCAACAGATGATGAATTGATGGTTTGTGATGTGTGTGTAACACCCATATCTTCACCTCCATATTACGAGTGCGCTTCTTGCAAATATTTCATCCATGCCATTTGCTACTTGTTACCCAAAACATTCTCGTCATCGTCTTCTCCTAATATTTACAGTGAATGCACTAGAACACATGATAAAAACCATGAATTCACACTCTACACAAGTTCAGAATTATTGGATATGAATACAAGTTTGTGTAAGTGTGAGATTTGTGGTTTTATTACAAATGGAACAGTATACAAGTGTGAAGGGTGCGAGATGAAGATAGATGTCAAGTGTGCGTCTCTACCGACTAGTATTAGACATAAATTTCACACACATCACAAACATCTAGTCTTGAATAGGATACCATCAGAAGGTGGAAAAAGGAAGCACTGCCATGGCTGTGGATTTCACATGAAGAAAATTACATATTGCTGCAGCAGCAAAGATTGTGATTTTGAATTGGTCTTGAGAAATGCTATGCTTCCTGCAAGCATAACAAGGCATGAGTGGGACAAATACCATTCATTAATGTTGTTATCTGATGCAGCTCTCGACCATCCCTCCGGCTTTATTTGTGATTTATGTGAAGTGGAATTGCATCCCAAGGGGTGGATGTATCATTGTCGGCAATGTGACCTTTCTTTCCACCTAGATTGCCTCGAGTCCGCATCTGGCCTGTTCAGAAACATCAAATTTGGGCGACGATTTATGATGCGTGGTATTCACCCTAATCATCCTCTCACATTCAGTTGTGTCACTATCAAGAGAAGGTGTGACCTTTGTTATATGGAGGTGTATAACAATTGTGGGTTGGAATGTGCATCATGTTACTTTGTTGTGTGCCTAAGCTGTGGTAGGAGAGAATTAGCTAAGAAGATGTAA
- the LOC125208123 gene encoding uncharacterized protein LOC125208123, with product MGVVILYPNWSRHMFARCKIVLHKKCGELPSQILHPKHPQHPLDLFDYHEIVGRCWCDICSRDIETVLGYRCTLCNFDADVTCPIISINSIIEGYLELDHPSHPQHPLTLLTKSPSFQFYCDGCGTQETDMAYTCRICDIWVHKSCALLPYVIEKSFHHHKLTLEFTYPAAHRSYIYECDVCHKRLAKTCWLYCCGDCRFFAHVRCVAFPTTESTNLNLDDDDVTTFPLHARDIAEKLITPFVERVGPTPPDDSGKFKKWIDWFSTTVGLKDKSTLYMPQSFSFLFNHHEHHLKLVSESFNKMMDEEEDEDELKICDVCVTPISSPPY from the exons ATGGGTGTGGTAATTTTGTATCCGAATTGGAGCCGGCATATGTTTGCACGGTGCAAAATTGTCCTCCACAAGAAATGTGGAGAATTACCTAGCCAAATTTTGCACCCTAAACACCCTCAACATCctcttgatttatttgattatcACGAGATTGTTGGCCGTTGTTGGTGTGATATTTGTTCGCGCGATATTGAAACAGTGCTTGGGTACCGATGTACTCTTTGTAATTTCGATGCCGATGTAACATGCCCAATAATAAGCATTAATTCCATAATAGAAGGATATTTAGAATTAGATCACCCGAGTCACCCTCAACACCCTTTAACACTTCTGACAAAGTCCccatcatttcaattttattgtgACGGTTGTGGTACTCAAGAAACTGACATGGCCTACACATGCCGCATATGTGACATTTGGGTTCACAAGAGCTGCGCGTTGTTGCCTTACGTTATCGAGAAAAGTTTCCACCACCACAAACTTACCCTGGAATTCACCTATCCAGCGGCACATAGAAGCTATATATATGAATGTGATGTTTGTCATAAAAGACTGGCCAAAACATGTTGGCTGTATTGTTGTGGTGATTGCAGATTCTTTGCTCATGTTAGATGCGTCGCATTCCCAACGACTGAGAGCACAAACTT AAatcttgatgatgatgatgtgaCTACGTTCCCGCTGCATGCTCGTGACATAGCTGAGAAGTTAATCACACCTTTTGTGGAGCGGGTAGGCCCGACACCGCCAGATGATTCTGGCAAATTCAAGAAGTGGATCGATTGGTTTAGCACCACAGTAGGTTTAAAAGACAAGTCAACATTGTATATGCCTCaaagtttttcatttttattcaatcacCACGAGCACCATTTGAAGCTGGTTTCAGAGTCGTTCAATAAAATGATGGATGAGGAGGAAGACGAGGATGAGTTGAAGATATGCGATGTGTGTGTAACACCCATATCTTCTCCCCCATACTAG
- the LOC125206537 gene encoding putative late blight resistance protein homolog R1A-10, whose amino-acid sequence MRLISDIEKSVSTAAGVGSSGSASAAREVTMVGFDDILYQILDKITGDARERQILPIVGMGGIGKTTLARNIYVSPLVQESFGVFAWTTISQEYNAKEILRQVHDQVGMGKGDDLSEYELGDHLFKYLFGRKYFIVMDDMWNIEAWDRVRSFFPGNRNGSRIVVTTRLSNLASHFNYSSGLDLKFLDEFASWDLFCQTVFGEEACPLELEDVGKKIVNGCKGLPLSIAVIGGLLSKSERTKESWGLFESNLSSVVNLEDNESCLQILYMSYNNLPVHLKPCFLYFGRYVEDEEIRVSELILDLSAEGFVKPINGKSLEEAAEKYVEDC is encoded by the exons ATGag ATTAATATCTGATATTGAGAAGTCTGTGAGCACTGCTGCTGGTGTAGGCTCATCTGGATCTGCTTCTGCTGCTCGTGAGGTTACAATGGTTGGTTTTGATGATATCCTGTATCAAATATTGGACAAGATCACTGGAGATGCACGGGAGCGCCAAATTCTACCGATTGTTGGAATGGGTGGGATAGGCAAGACCACTCTTGCTCGGAATATCTATGTAAGTCCACTTGTCCAGGAGTCTTTTGGTGTTTTTGCATGGACTACAATTTCCCAAGAGTATAATGCAAAAGAAATTCTTAGACAAGTTCATGATCAAGTAGGCATGGGGAAGGGGGATGATTTAAGTGAATATGAGTTAGGAGATCATTTGTTCAAGTATTTGTTTGGAAGGaagtattttattgtaatGGATGATATGTGGAACATAGAAGCATGGGATCGAGTTAGAAGCTTCTTCCCGGGTAATAGAAACGGGAGTAGAATAGTAGTGACGACAAGGCTATCAAACTTGGCGTCTCATTTTAACTACTCCAGTGGtcttgatttgaaatttttagatGAGTTTGCCAGTTGGGACCTATTTTGCCAAACTGTGTTCGGGGAAGAAGCTTGCCCTCTTGAGTTAGAGGATGTTGGGAAAAAGATTGTGAACGGTTGTAAGGGACTTCCACTGTCAATTGCTGTGATAGGGGGGCTTTTATCAAAATCTGAACGAACAAAAGAAAGTTGGGGATTGTTTGAAAGCAATTTAAGTTCAGTTGTAAATTTGGAAGATAATGAAAGTTGCTTGCAAATATTATACATGAGTTATAATAATTTGCCAGTTCATCTAAAACCGTGTTTTCTCTATTTCGGAAGATATGTTGAAGATGAAGAGATTCGAGTATCAGAACTCATCCTAGATTTGAGCGCCGAAGGATTCGTAAAACCAATTAATGGGAAAAGTTTGGAAGAGGCAGCAGAAAAGTATGTAGAAGATTGTTGA